The DNA segment GGTAGAAAGTGAAGCTACACAGTGGAAGCCATGAGAATGACGGGAAGAAAAATGGGTATCTGTACCTTGCTTGTAAATGGatatcattttgttttttattggtAGGTCCGACTTGTGAGCAGAGCAGAGGAGTGTAGCTTAGGAATGGTCCTGTAGTGAGCAGATGAGTTTAGCTTTGAGAATAGGTTCTTAATAAAGGTTGTTTGAGTTAACTCCGTTGAGCTTTTTTAGGGAATGGGGTTATTGCTTTTCATATATTCAAAGGCATGGctagttcttttttatttttatatattgaaaattacacatataatcttattttgatatttttattctcaaatttttctataaaatgcTTGACAGGAGATATGAActgaaaatttgttaaaaggTAAGGTATTTTAcgtcaaaataaaaaaggttttaGGCTTCGTTTCATAGTAAttctatgaaatatttttaacttttctaatacttgaaattttttatattttaagtcttagaaagactaaaaatgttttttagaatcacagtcaaatgcatttttattttatgttctcaAAATATTGAGGCATGGTCAGAATTTATGCTTTGGTAAGATTGTAACTTCTATTGAATTATTCCTAGCAAACACATgggtttatatttaatttgtgtttctaatttgatttaaattaaagtacgtttgatagtgattttaagaagtatttttcaattttttttaatacttaaaagataaaaaattttaagtattaaaaatattaaaacattttaaaaaatcactgaaaaacttagtttttaTGTTTCAAAATGTTTTCCAATTATGTTTATGAAATATCTTTTCTTAAGCTTTGCCAAGCTCTACGCTGGAGCTGTCTATAAGAAGTAAGGGGggtaaaaatgataaatattaatataataaaacaattatatggTTAGGGTATTGTTgggatatatatttttgtttttttttttttaatttttaaaaataaaaaaattgtagaaatgtatgtcttattttctatttctaaaaaaaattaaaaataatttatacttttttatataaatgttattattattatttatttgtgaaattttaaaatgaaaaatctatagatagactaaaaaaaattgaacaaagtTCCTTTTTTAGCACTTCACCAAAAAATATTGAATGGTGATGTGGCTAGGGGTTTTGGAAGAATATAAataatctttgattttttaaaaatgtggtAAGTGAAATCCAATCcacaaaataatttgatttatggATAGTATCGTTGTAGTAAAAGTCATAATATTATAGAAATCATTAACGTAGGGTCTAGAGGGAGAGATCATAAGCGtctataaaaatctatttttgacaAAACTACCAAGGTGGAGTACGATAGGGGCCGAGGAAATTTTGAAACTACCAAATTAAAGTACAGTAGGGGTAAAGGGAATTTATGATGGAGCATTGAAATGCGTAGAAATTGGAAAGAACATCAATTCATAAGATAACTAAGTTATTTGAGGAAGAGATTAAATGATAGcaatattttatcaattaaagaaatttagagtgtgtttagcgataattttaaaaagtgtttttagtatttctaatatttaaaaattttatattttaagtataaaaaagatTAGAAGAACCTTTTAGAATGGCCGCCAAAATAACTCATGAATATGTGTTCTATGTGTAAATGTTGCTCTTACCTACATCCTACCATACATTATTAGAATGGAGTGTATGGGCAAATGAAATGGACTGGCAGAGAAGGAACACCATTTtatctgtttttccttttttggctgtttcaaaattttaaacccCCCCTTCCCCCTTCAGAACGGTTTAGAAGTCAAAACCCTAATCTTCACGTTGTGGAACCCCGGAGGTGCTGAATCCAAATCCCATCGTCATGCCACCGCCTTCTTCTTCCACAGCCGCCGGGCCTCCGCCTAAGCACCCTATGGCAGCCGACCCTTCCGCCCAATCTCTGTCCCAATTGTCCAAAAGAACCCGAGAACTTCCCAATCTCTCCCATTGCCAGGCCTGCAATTTCCGCATCACCAACAACGGCAAAGATCGACTGCACATCCTTGATAGCTTCTGGCGCATCGTTATTCTCTGCTTCAAGTGCTTTGATCAGATGAATTCCGCCGATCTCTGCTCCTATTGTCTCTCTCAATTGGGCGAGTGCCCTGGTTTTGGTTGCAGTGATTGTAAGCGTCGTGTCCATAAAGATTGTGTTGCCAAGTATAAGGGTTCCGCGCCTTGGTCCTATTGCCCGTGTTTGGAGTCTGTTTGTTTGGATTGTTGGCTTCCAAGTTCGATGCCCAATCCTGGTTCGAGGAGTACTAATGGTGGGAATGGGAATTTTCAGGAGAAAATTGGGAGTGGTAGGGTTTTGGGTGTGAGTCGTAATAGGATTTTGGATAAGGTTTCGAGGACGGAGAGTTTGGAGGATGTAGTGAAGGATGTAAATTGCGAGGTGGAGAAAAAGTTCGTGGTAGCAGCTAGGGCCAAGGAGAAGGCTTTGAGGAAGGTGGTGTTAGCTAAGAGTGCCGTAGAGTTGGCTACTGGTGCTTTGGATTCGGTTGTTAGGAAGGATGAAAACACTAGGAAGGCAGGTTCTGAGGGCCCTTTCATGGATGATGCGGAATTGGCTTTTCGGTTGCATCGAGCTATGAATAGTTCACCCAGGATTTCAAAAAACTTCTGCTCAGTGAATTCTGTTTCTTCAGCTGTCCCAAAGGCTGTGAACTGTGACATTGATTTCTTGGGTTCCTTGGGTAGAGAGGGTAGTGTGTGTGGGAATATTGATCCTAATGGAACTGTTTCTGAAACTTCAGTTCATTGTAGAACTTCTGTTAAGTTGAATGTGTTAATTGAAGAGAGCAAAGAATGCCATGGAAATAACATTACAAGAATGGGGGCGATTGAGATAGGACTGAATGGGGGTGTTGATGCCAAGCCTGATCCTGAAGATTATAAGTTGGAGTTACCATTGAAGGAGGGAGAGGGAAGTTGTTCTAATAGGTTGGTTAACTCAGGTGCAGACAACAGTAGTATGGACTGGGAGTCTCAATCTTGTCAGAAACAAGATCTGTTGAGACTTGGTTTGCATGCAAGTGACTATGGAACTCAATGTGGATCCAACTGTGGCAGGGATACTATGCTGCAGGATAAAGGATGTAGTAAAAAGCCTGATCGCTATTTAAGAAAGTATAGCAAGAGACATGCAAGCTTGAAAGCAGTTCTGAATTCTGTAACCAAAGTTCATTGTGAAGGTTACCTTGAGAGCCAGGCTTCTGCTCCTGGACTGCCTTTGAATTGTTCAAAGGCATCAGAAACATTCTCTGATGCTTCTTTTCAGTCTTGTGCTGTACCTGTGCAAGCATCTGCATCTGCAAGGGGTTCATCCTGAGGCCAGTTCAAGAACAGGTAATAGAAGGCCTCTTTCTTCCTATAACATTCAGTTACTGACATAGGGATTTTGCACTTTATTATGCTTCCATGATTATAATGAATGTACATcctatttggaaaaaaaaagtcattgtaCTTTCTTCTGTGTTCCTCCTATCACTAGACCATTTCATGATGATGTAACTTGCGTTGCTTACATTGAATAGATTATTTCAAGCTCTTGAGATTCTGTAAATTGGTTTAAGCATAGAGTACCCTCTCTAGTTTGCCATTATACTTTATGTCTTCATTTGTTATTCTTGTTTAGTAATTGACTAGGAAAGTTTTAAAAAGGATATTTGCTGGGGATGATGGAGGAAGGTAATAAATTGATGAAGTGGTCAATCGTGTGCGCCCTTAGGAAGAAAGGGGGCTTTAGGAATTAGTAGTATGCTTGTTCTTAATAAAGCCTCATTGGGAAAGTGGATTTGGAGATAGGCGAGTGAAGAACATAGATTGTGGTGGAAAGTGGTGGTGGATAAGTTTGGGGTTTTAGAAGGGGGTTGGTGTTCCATAAAGGGAAACGGTTTGATGGGTTATGGACTTTGTCATGCTATTAAGAAGggttatgattttattttatttttgtttggttaagGCCTTATTTGAGAtagttctttttgtttttggctcCCAAACCATAATTTCAAAGGGCAGTATTCATAttgcaaaattttcattacacaTGAAAAAACTTCTTGCATAAGCTCAAATAGAGATTTTGCAAGAAGCAAAATTTTTCTTGGCTTTCATATTAAACTCTTTTATGAGATATAgacttttttaacaaaattatccAAAGAGGTAGAGAGCTCTTCTTGAGCTTAGAAATGAGCTTTTTTCTTAAAGAAACAAATCTACAACAAACGAGTGGGAGAAGCAAGATTCCAACCTATGTAGAAAAACGTATAACAGATTTACAGTTCCATTGGACTGAGATGTGAATTCCTGTGATCTGCTCTGTATAGTGATGGATTTCATGATTGATGTCCAAGGCTTAACAAGTATGATTTGGATAGAGAGCCAAATTTTTGTAGGATGTGTGTTATTGGAAGATGAcactttaaaaacaatttctggGTCTCCTTGTCTTGTTTTTCAAACTTTATCTTTTTTACCTTATCcctaatcatttttaaattctctcctttttcaaagtaataattTTCTAGGGAAGTTTGAGGCAAAAAAAacaatgatcaaaatcaaacaaccaTATGCATAGCAAAGTAGGAGTATCCAACAAGAATTCCACACCCGCACTCATGTGTCATTTTAACACAAACATGCTAGGTTAAGTTGGAGAGTTCAGGTATCATAGGCTGTGTTTATGAAGgattgtcttttctttttcttccttgattTGTCATCTCATAATAGAACAAAGAAAAGCCTCAATCTATGGGGGACATCACCACAACATACATCATACCAGAACCATAATCTTGGCTTTTTGCAGAGAGACAAGGATGTAGATTTTAAGAACTCATCCCACACTCTCTTCATGCCTTTCCACAAGTCTTTCCCATGAGAAAGCCCTCATTAGTGAGAACACCAAACACCTTTTTCAATTCTATACTTGCCATCATACTTCAAAGGTTGTCCCCCATTGTAAAGCTTCAAAGCCATTTGCTTTAAAGATTCACTACAATCCTTAATGGCCACAAGTTTGGGTAAAATCACACCAATAGAAGACATCCATTATACAAAGCAAGCAAGCAAAGAAAACCCATTTGGGAAAACCAATAGATCAATTAGAAGGGCACTCATATGGGTGTGAAGCCCCCTTCCATAGAAACATGAGCTTGCATTGGATAAGCCCCTTGCCACACCAACATGagcttttttctttccttttctttaaggTTTCCTAGCAACCAAATGGACTATAAAAATCccaacaatcaaacaaaccaaaaaaaccaTATACATAGGAGACTCTAGagaaacaaaacaacaaaaatactATATTTCTAAGATGGAGATGGAGAAAGAGTGAGGAAGATTGAGAATGTACCTTGAGAAACCTAGAGAAAGAGATCGCATTGGTTCTTGGTAGTGGAGGCCAACAATGGAGCAGGAGTGGTGACAATTGGGGGGGAGCAAGTGGTGGTGATGATGGCAAGGACAACAATGGTTAACAATGACAAACATCAATGAGCAACTGACGCCATGTAGAGGGAGGGTCGGGTGTGTGTGTCAAAAGGAGTTTGGTCAAGTGGAGTAAAAGTTAGAAaaatcaacctttttttttttttttcatttagataaatgcctttttcttttttgggtttcttgatttacataaaaatatttgaaaaagatttataagttaaaaacaaaaaactttgaAGTTTGAAAGTGGCacttaagttaaaaataatagacCCTTAGTTCCTAGAAAAGGAGGGGTAAAGggtacaaaaagaaattttaggtCTGGTTTGTGTAGTTGGGGGCTCATAGACAAGGTTCAAAGTAAAGGCCAAGTCTAGTACGATTTGATCGAGTTGTATCCGCCTTGGCCTTTTCCACTCCAAGTCTGATACCTAATACCATCTTAAACATAGATTTAGCTAGGAACCGATTAAACTTGGTTGTCTCGATTGAGATTTTGAGTTAATATGGTTGAATCATCTGAGTTGACTCGGTTGAATCATCTGAGGTGACTCGATTGAATCATCCATGTTGACTGAGTTGAATTATCCAAGTTACCAAAACATTCCCGAGTTAAACGTATAAATCGTTTTTTCCCATTCAAATCACAACAAGAAACACCAAAATAGAgaaatctttgaaaaatcaaagattctcttcaaaaaaaaagtttttaaagaaCTGTGATTGTACTtatgagaagaagaaaaagaaagaagcatTAATCCATCAGGATGATCATAGATGGACTACATGTCTACAATGCCTTCTTGTTGGTGGTTTCTCTATGGTGAATGGTGAGAAACATCAAATTGTTCCACTAATCACCGGTGCTATGTGCTGGGTCACCTCCCTACTTCATCTTCATTGCTTTGTGTTCGTGGGTGTGCTCTGTAGAGGAGACTCTTTGCCTTTGCTCAAATGGGTCATCAATCCTCTCTCTCTATGTGGTGTGGTATGGGGAATTTGAAGAAAAGCGATAATatgttaatataaaaataatttattattctaAATGTTTATGTGTGGTATGAATTGTGTTTATATGATAATGgtttactattttatattctaaaaTGTGATATAAATCATATCAATTTACCTTATAGGCTGATGATGTTTTGAATTGAGaacttgaaaaacaattttgtatttattcttcatcaatttgaagacaATTGCATCAGTTtatatgataattttgttttgttagtttttaaaatttatttagttatacttattttttaaaacaattttcataatttttttttataatctttgaatattttttactaTATAATCTGAGTCAATGACCAATATtgtgactttgaaccatgcttATAGAAGCATTTTGTTGAAGATTTTGATGAGTGATTTTGAAAAGAACCATGACCATTTTAACCAGGATTTCTTAGTTTTAGTTATAAACAAGATATGTCTTGATTAGAAATGGATTAGGTGGATTAAATCTTATATCTCCATTGTTAGTTCACCATGTTTGCTAGTCAACAATGGAAGAGACTTATGTTTGTTAAAAACATCTTTTCTAGCTTACTAATTCATTCTATGTCCTCATTTGTGGACTCTTGGCTGGTACAAGTAGCTTTAAAAGATTTAACATGATCCTTCATGTGAGGGTGGAATTCGGtattaatggttttttaatgCTCATTAAGGCTTTATTTGGTTAGTGATTGTGGAGGTTTACTATAGAGTCAGATGGTTTGTGGGGCAGAGTCATTTTGGGTTTGCTTGGGAGGTGGAAGGGAGTTGGTGCTCTAAGGAGGGTAGGGAAGTGTATGGATTGGCCCTGGGAAAGCTATTAGAGGAGGCTGAAATACTTTCCAATCAGGAACAAGTATTTCTGAGGTCCAAGTTTTGTTATGATGTTTAGTACAGTGGATCTGTTGAAATATTGTCTCCCAATTTCATGCTGCAAAGCAGCTCATGTGTAGTTCTTCTGTCAATCCTCTGGTGCCTCCTGTCTGTTTCTAGCTAATTTGGTGTGGGGTCCTAGGGTTCCACCTAAGGACTCTAATGCTCAATATGACTATTAAATTTGGATGCACAGATTGAGTTTGCCATAGCTTCCAGATATGGCAAGTGTTGGACAATGACCAACCAATGGAAAGGAATGTGCCGTAGTTCATCTTCCTTGAACTTGGAGGGCTGTTTTGCCCAAAAGTCCTTTTTCAAATGGGGAAGTTGAGAATTGAGTTTGTTTGGTTCCCTGGGTGCCTGGATCCAACCATGTTTTGGCAGTTTCTTAGGATTGAAGAAATCTTTTGGTCTTTTTGGtatttttcacttgtttttattGTTGGGAAGAAAAATGGAATCAGAACTCCAGAGAACCTTATAGCATCAGTTTCATTTTTCAGGTTCCAGTTACTTGCTTAGTGTTACCTGATTTGCTACTCCTAGATCCACATTTTACTCAACCTAATCCAATGCTTTTATACATTGTGATACTTGCTTCTTTGTGCAGATGATGTGAAACTCCCTTGATTTACCTACCGGCTACAGGGAACTGAAATGAGTTGGAGTAATAGAGCAATTAGTTGAGCCTTTACGAACTAGTGAAGTGGCACTGATTTTTCTTCTGTTCTTTATATTTCTCTAATAACAGGCTAGGATATTTGGGACTtgtagaattaattaaagagaGGATACAAAGCCTCTTTCATATTGGCAATTTAGTGAGGATTTAATGTTCCCTGTTTGAGctattcatttataataaatatttctcAATGTAACTTCGTATTAATCATTGTGCattgaaatttcatatttatcgTGTATTTTTACAGTTTATTGCTGTTTAGCCTTTAATCCAAATTGAAGATTTACAATGAGGTTTGGGTGGTTGtaaagaagatcaagaaaaatGATGTCTTACAACTAGTTGGGGTTGAAATGGTAGTTAGATTCTCAAGTTTTATTCTCTGttcctttatttttgtttgactGAACAGAAATGGGATTTTGAATTGTATTTTCTGAtatatgatttcatttttttccctataGAAAGTAGAATTCGAAATGATTCCATAAGGAAGTCGATTGGCTATATACAGATAGCTCATCCATCCTTGTAATGCTTCATTTTAAATGAAGTTCATGCATATAAATATTTGCATACAtgtatgataaatatatattgCTAAATTGAAGTATAAAACACTATCCAatcaattttgtttatttatttatttttgataggtgCTATCCAATCAATCAATTTTATTAGagataattaagttaaaaagaGGTAAGTATAGGTGTTCATCAATAAAATACATAAGCTTAGAAAACTATTAGACTGAATAAAACCATCAAACACCTGTCCAATACTTGTTCAAACAATTGTTACCAATAAGATTCAATATTTAACATGGCTTCAACAAGTGTACAATGTTTCCATGTAGTAGGTTGTTCTTTCTCTTCTACTACCatttttttcatccattttatagCTTAATTTGCCTTTTAAGCAACAATATACTAGTATTTTAAGAACAGGATTTAATtagaattttcttaaaaactgttaAAATACTCGAGTACTCTCATATTGTGTTTATCATGTGACACATTATGTATCAAAAGCTACACTTACGATACATCAGAAATGCATATCATTATACACTAAAAATGTATCATGTTGTGTATTGTATCAGTTTTGCTATAGTTTTTTGACAATCACGCATGTGATCCTGCAGTTTAATTGTTATGAAGCAGTATCTTTATGAAGGCACCTGGCTGAGGGTGTGCTTGGATGTCTGGTACTCCCTTGCCATTGATTCATTTTCCATTATCTACACTAGGGGTGACAATTGCTGTGCTCATGTTGGGTCATGTCTTATTAGGTGAGAGTATTCCACAGATCTTCTGAATCTAAATATGACATGTTTAATAATTGAGTCATAATTCTCTAAAATGAGCAGGGCCCATTTAGCATATAAGTGATATGACCCAACCTATGTAACCCATTtagtaaacaaaattaaattaggttGGGTTAAGTCATGTTAAAGTTAgcatacataattttttaactatGTGCTAACTTGATATGATTATCACCCATTTCACATGACTTTGACCCATTTAATAATACTCTAAACCAGTTAACTTGTTTTGTCaagtaattttttcataaatataataaaaaaattcatatgaactatcaataacttttattttccaaaaaaaaaaaaaaaaaaaaaaaaacttatgactGTTAAATGGATAATACATGGTTCAAGCCATATTTGTGTTAGTATGAGGCAATAACAATTATATCCTGTACTAACATGCTAATTTTGTCGATTCTTTAGTCATATTTATGGGTCGTGTTAAGAATTGCTGGCCTTATTCTATATGGCATTTGAAAGGAATTTTAAATGATTGATATTTCCTTTTTGCATTTTATATCCTTAGTATAGGGATAAAACCAAGCTAAAAACAAGGCCTTGTCAGAGCAATAGCCTCTTGTTTAACATCTTTAAATAACTATGATTTATTTAGCAAAGAAcatgttcatttttttatatttctgaaaaaaatgtcaatttgagatattgttttcttttccattactaaatattttttttgataggtaatcaaaatcaatttataaaaagtaaTGCTGGAGAAGGAGCTCCAAAATACACAGAAAGTATACTAAGAAACACCTTAAAGCAAtacaaaaacaaagagaaacatTAACAACCCCCTTATCCCAAACCCAAACACTCCACAAAATCTATTAAGGAATGAGGTCTAGGAGCTATGTGCATCTTGCACCAAGCCCCAAGATTACAAGAAAAGGAGGATTTCAACCCTTGAATTGACTGACCCTCGTTATCAAATGTCttactatttctttccttccaaatagtcCAAAAACGGTATAAAGGAGCAACCCGTCAtgccttcttccttttctttcccacgaaagaaccatgccaacctAACAACACCTCTCTAATCGATGAGGGGAGCACCCACACcacaccaaaaagggagaacAAAAGATGCCATAAAACTCTTGTTCTAGTATAATGAAGGAGAATATGATCCACAAATTCTTCCTCCTTAGGCGCCCACAAATTCCAAATAACCTTATTGGGAAAACACTTCGTCTTCCTAGCTCCAACACCCTGTATAAGGATTTTACAAAGAAAGCCCTATCCTTAGACTCAGTCCACAGAATCTCATCCTCCCTATCCTTGAACACCCTCCTCCCATGCAATCTCAGAAGGAAGCACTCCAAGCTCTTCATCTCCCGATCATTGAAATGCTTAGAAAAGCACTGAGCCCAACACCCTTCCTCAGAAGAATGACTCCAAACCTCCTCCATCCATGCCTCCTTGGAggaattttttaacaaataaagaGGGAAAGGGATGCACAAAAGCTCAtcaccacaccacttgtccttccaCAACCTCACCCCCCTATCATCCCCCACCAAAAAGGTATATCTATAACTGAACATGTCCCCTTAGTTCCTAATGACTTTCCATAACCTTACCTTGTACGCTTTCCTCACCTCCTGGGGGTGCCATCCTCCTTCCTCGTATTTTCCGTTGATAACTTGCCTCTAATAAGCCTCCCTCTCCTTGGTAAAGCGTCAATTCCATTTGCACAAAAGAGCTTTATTGAGCAATGAGAGGTTCCTAACCCTTAAACTACCCTTGTGTGTAAACAAAACAACAGACCAACTAACTAGGTGAGGTCTCCTCTCAAGGGCCCCttctccccaaagaaagtctctttgaATTTGCCCCAACCTTTGCCCAACCAATCTTAGCATACAGAAcaaggacataaaataaataggcaaGCTGGACAGAGTACTGTGAATTGGGGTACGTCTCCCCCCCTTAGAAATATACCACCCTTTCCAAAGAGCCAGTCTCTTCTGAAACTTCTCCTCCACACCATCCCAAACTGCCACTGACTTTAAAGGAGCATCCAAAGGAAGACCCTAATAAGTCGATGGAAGTGCCCTAACCTTGCATCCAAACTCGTGCACCAACTCTGATATTCTCCACCCTCCCCAATGGGAGAAGCTCACTCTTTTCTAGATTAATTCTTAACCCAGACATAGCCTCAAAGCACATAAGCACTCAACTCAAATAAGTCAGCTGATTTGAGGAAGGCTCATAGAATACTAATGTGTTATCGGAAAACAGTAAATGAGAAACATCCAACCCCTTTCTCCCTCTTCCTCTCACCTGCCACCCCAGCAAAAAACCACCAAGCTTGGCCTTAGCAAACAACTAAGGGCCTCTATGACAATCACAAACAGATAAGGAGAGAGAGGGTCCTTTTGTCTCAACCccctagagttttgaaaaaagcCTGAAGGAGAACCTTTGACAAGAATAGAGAAGTTTACTAAATATAGGTATGtatgtgtgtatgtatatatagaaggacatctatatatatatgtgtgtgtgtgtgtacatATATACATATGGATGGAGAGATATATTATGGTATGTCTCTTTGTTCTGAATTGCTCCAAACCCTTCTCCTGTCACAAATGTCTGATAAGAGCTTTCTAATCCTCTATCTGGGGTCATTTTTCCCTAGAACTTCATTTGACTGCAGGGAAAACATAGGAAAAGATTGTTAACAACTGTCCTTGAGTTCCATCATTCATTCATATTACCGTGTTACTCCTGATCGAACAGGAAATGCTTCACCAGCAGTGATTGTTTGTTTCACATGTTTCTGCTAGAGTCGCATATATTAGGAATTAATCTGTTTTATGAACGCCTTGTTTAGAAGTAGGTAGTTTCTGAATTGATGTAAATATCCATTTGTTTTGAACATTAATATAGTCAATTTAGCATTGTTAATGACTTGAATTTCGAGTAGTACTGACTATGTTAGAATTATTTCTAATAGAGTCAGTACTTTCTAGTAGTAAATAGTCTTGCTCCCAACTCTAACATGGACAGAGTAACTTTCCAGCTAAGC comes from the Vitis vinifera cultivar Pinot Noir 40024 chromosome 12, ASM3070453v1 genome and includes:
- the LOC100854651 gene encoding uncharacterized protein LOC100854651; translation: MPPPSSSTAAGPPPKHPMAADPSAQSLSQLSKRTRELPNLSHCQACNFRITNNGKDRLHILDSFWRIVILCFKCFDQMNSADLCSYCLSQLGECPGFGCSDCKRRVHKDCVAKYKGSAPWSYCPCLESVCLDCWLPSSMPNPGSRSTNGGNGNFQEKIGSGRVLGVSRNRILDKVSRTESLEDVVKDVNCEVEKKFVVAARAKEKALRKVVLAKSAVELATGALDSVVRKDENTRKAGSEGPFMDDAELAFRLHRAMNSSPRISKNFCSVNSVSSAVPKAVNCDIDFLGSLGREGSVCGNIDPNGTVSETSVHCRTSVKLNVLIEESKECHGNNITRMGAIEIGLNGGVDAKPDPEDYKLELPLKEGEGSCSNRLVNSGADNSSMDWESQSCQKQDLLRLGLHASDYGTQCGSNCGRDTMLQDKGCSKKPDRYLRKYSKRHASLKAVLNSVTKVHCEGYLESQASAPGLPLNCSKASETFSDASFQSCAVPVQASASARGSS